The following is a genomic window from Myxococcales bacterium.
TCTTACGTCCAGTTCGCGCAGGCTGATCTCGCCCCGAAACTCGACGGGGACGTCGATCCAATCGGTCTCGATCTGGTCGAGCAGTTCGACGAGCCAGGGGTCGAGGGTCATGGAGTTGGGGGTGCGGATTGCGCCGTAGCCCTCCTCCCGGAGTGCGTTGGTGAAGTTGTGTACGGCGGCGCTGGGAATTCGGAAATGTTCGAGGGTTCGGGCAACGAGTTCGAGGGCCCCTTCGTATTCTTCGGCGACGACAACCCGGGCTCCTGCCTGTTCCAGAATGTCGACTTCCCGCACATAACGCGTGCGCGCCAGCACCGGCGTTTCTGGTGCGATGGCGTGGATGCGAGATACGATGCGTCGCGTGGCGAGGGGATCATTGATCGCGATGGCGACGAGCCCTGCGCGCTCGACTCCGAGCCTGCGCAGTACCGGCGGTCGCGTTGCATCACCGAACACGATCGGTTCCCCGGCTTCGCGTGCCTGGGCCACGCTGCTCGCGTTGCCATCGACGACCGTGTAGTCGATGTTGATCGAACGCAGGGTACGGGTCAACGTCTGCCCCGCGTGGCCAAAGCCAATCAAAATGACGTGGCCCTCGCCTGCTTCGTCTCCGTCGGGTGCGCTGGTCTTGGTATCCTCATCATCCGCACCGCGCAGCAGAAATTCTGCGATCCGGGGGGCCGCGCGAATCAAAAACGGGGTCGCGAGCAAGCTCAAGATGGAGCCTGCGATCACGACCTGGTGGAGATCGTCGGGCAGCAGATCTGCGGCGTGGGCGGTCTCGGCGAGCACGAAACTGAACTCGCCCGTCTGGGCAAGGGCTGCGCCCGCCAATACTCCAACCCGCGGGCTTTCGCCTGCGAGACGCGCCGCGATGCTGGCCACGATTACCGCCTTGAGGAGCATCGCGGCCGCTAGATACGCGAGCACTGCGGGCGCCTGGTCGACGAGAACCCGCGGTTCGAAGAGCATTCCCACCGCGGTGAAGAAGAGACCGATCAGCACCCC
Proteins encoded in this region:
- a CDS encoding cation:proton antiporter; this encodes MIDSPLLFEIVLLLVLTATGLAVFEWLRLPSIAGFLVVGALAGPGGLGIVSRPESVSFLTELGVVFLLFEIGLELPVERLRRLWRTALVAGGTQVVLTSATVAWIATLFGVQPSAAFVLGGIVAMSSTALTMRLLIERGTVDAPQGRLAVAILIAQDLSIVPLLLAIPLLAGTAEAGRGLPELAMAIGRMLAALGGMLLLVRVLVPRLLDRAANLRSPDLFSMLALILVLGSALAAQELGLTLAIGAFLAGVAATASPYSHQLFSEIVPLRGVLIGLFFTAVGMLFEPRVLVDQAPAVLAYLAAAMLLKAVIVASIAARLAGESPRVGVLAGAALAQTGEFSFVLAETAHAADLLPDDLHQVVIAGSILSLLATPFLIRAAPRIAEFLLRGADDEDTKTSAPDGDEAGEGHVILIGFGHAGQTLTRTLRSINIDYTVVDGNASSVAQAREAGEPIVFGDATRPPVLRRLGVERAGLVAIAINDPLATRRIVSRIHAIAPETPVLARTRYVREVDILEQAGARVVVAEEYEGALELVARTLEHFRIPSAAVHNFTNALREEGYGAIRTPNSMTLDPWLVELLDQIETDWIDVPVEFRGEISLRELDVR